The following proteins are encoded in a genomic region of Nonomuraea muscovyensis:
- a CDS encoding LysR family transcriptional regulator, whose product MTNTHDFDTGALRLLDEVAMSGSFTAAAELLGYTQSAVSRRVAALERAAGGPLFERLARGVRLTPAGLALHRHAVAVLDRLDRAGEELAAIHRGSGGTLRVGAFATANVDLVPGALSRFAAARPEVELRLVEGLTGRLMERLGAGALDVAVISDYPAGLPAEAGHLVRLREDRLLVALPAAHRLAGEERVRLRDLAGETWIEAAPRGQPTLLAAACAAAGFTPRGGLRVAEWTGKFGFVAAGLGVTLVPELAARAVPAGVVLRPLHGTAPARTVYAALPQVRLPAALELVRLLGEWQTCTTVSPT is encoded by the coding sequence ATGACCAACACGCATGACTTCGACACCGGTGCCCTCCGCCTCCTCGACGAGGTGGCCATGAGCGGCTCGTTCACCGCCGCCGCCGAGCTGCTCGGCTACACCCAGTCGGCCGTCTCCCGGCGCGTCGCCGCGCTGGAGCGCGCCGCCGGAGGCCCGCTCTTCGAGCGGCTGGCCCGCGGAGTGCGGCTGACACCCGCCGGGCTGGCGCTGCACCGGCACGCCGTCGCCGTGCTCGACCGCCTCGACCGCGCCGGGGAGGAACTGGCCGCCATCCACCGCGGCAGCGGCGGCACGCTGCGGGTCGGCGCGTTCGCCACCGCGAACGTCGACCTGGTTCCGGGCGCGCTCAGCAGGTTCGCGGCGGCGCGGCCGGAGGTCGAGCTGCGGCTCGTCGAGGGGCTGACCGGCCGGCTGATGGAACGGCTCGGCGCCGGCGCGCTGGACGTCGCCGTGATCAGCGACTACCCGGCCGGGCTGCCCGCCGAGGCGGGCCACCTGGTCCGGCTGCGCGAGGACCGGCTGCTGGTGGCGCTGCCCGCCGCCCACCGGCTGGCCGGCGAGGAGCGTGTGCGGCTGCGCGACCTGGCGGGGGAGACCTGGATCGAGGCCGCGCCGCGCGGGCAGCCGACGCTGCTGGCCGCCGCCTGCGCCGCCGCCGGTTTCACGCCGCGCGGCGGGCTGCGGGTGGCGGAGTGGACGGGCAAGTTCGGTTTCGTGGCCGCCGGGCTCGGGGTGACGCTGGTGCCCGAGCTGGCGGCGCGGGCCGTGCCCGCCGGAGTGGTGCTGCGTCCGCTGCACGGGACGGCGCCCGCCCGCACCGTGTACGCCGCCCTGCCCCAGGTTCGGCTGCCCGCCGCGCTGGAGCTCGTCCGGCTGCTGGGAGAATGGCAGACGTGCACGACGGTTTCGCCCACGTAG
- a CDS encoding chorismate-binding protein — MADVHDGFAHVGRLLATGLRDLTTDLSALDGEGWWAVVVDFEGKVTCARFEHVRPAPLPAPRGTWHGPRPHEWRSSLDRPAYERGVRAIRASIEQGDVYQANLCRVLSAPVPPDADPLALAARLAEGNPAPYAAVIHVPGLSVVSASPELYLSRDGDVIESRPIKGTGVTAADLLDKDYAENVMIVDLVRNDLGRVAEVGSVEVPALCVVEEHPGLVHLVSTVRARLLPGAGWAELFAATFPPGSVTGAPKSSALRIINELEPEPRGPYCGAVGWVDADRRRAALAVGIRTFWISAEEIRFGTGAGITWGSDPRREWLETELKASRLISLASTGGI, encoded by the coding sequence ATGGCAGACGTGCACGACGGTTTCGCCCACGTAGGCCGGCTTCTCGCCACGGGCCTGCGCGACCTCACCACCGACCTGTCCGCCCTCGACGGCGAGGGCTGGTGGGCCGTGGTCGTCGACTTCGAGGGCAAGGTGACGTGCGCCCGCTTCGAGCACGTACGGCCGGCGCCGCTGCCCGCCCCGCGCGGGACGTGGCACGGCCCCCGCCCGCACGAGTGGCGCAGCTCCCTCGACCGGCCCGCCTACGAGCGGGGCGTGCGGGCCATCCGCGCCTCCATCGAGCAGGGCGACGTCTACCAGGCCAACCTGTGCCGGGTGCTGTCGGCGCCCGTGCCGCCCGACGCCGACCCGCTCGCCCTGGCCGCCCGCCTGGCCGAGGGCAACCCCGCCCCCTACGCCGCCGTCATCCATGTCCCCGGGCTGAGCGTGGTGTCGGCCTCCCCCGAGCTCTACCTGTCGCGCGACGGCGACGTGATCGAGTCCCGGCCCATCAAGGGCACCGGTGTCACCGCCGCCGACCTGCTGGACAAGGACTACGCCGAGAACGTCATGATCGTCGACCTGGTCCGCAACGACCTGGGCCGGGTCGCCGAGGTCGGCTCCGTCGAGGTGCCCGCCCTGTGCGTCGTCGAGGAGCACCCCGGCCTGGTGCACCTGGTGTCCACCGTGCGTGCCAGGCTGTTGCCCGGGGCCGGCTGGGCGGAGCTGTTCGCGGCGACGTTCCCTCCCGGTTCGGTGACGGGTGCCCCCAAATCGTCGGCGCTGCGCATCATCAACGAACTCGAACCCGAGCCCCGGGGGCCCTACTGTGGGGCTGTGGGCTGGGTCGACGCCGACCGTCGCAGGGCGGCGCTGGCCGTGGGCATCCGTACATTCTGGATCTCCGCCGAGGAGATCCGGTTCGGCACGGGAGCGGGCATCACGTGGGGCAGCGATCCCCGTCGTGAGTGGCTCGAGACCGAGCTGAAGGCGTCCAGGCTCATCTCACTGGCATCCACAGGAGGCATCTGA
- a CDS encoding ArsR/SmtB family transcription factor: protein MAAEHVARDADIAPVAALIADPTRAAILTSLLGGRALAAGELARLAGVSAATASAHLSRLLDGGLVDVVRQGRHRYYRLAGHEVAEVLEVLARVGARPPVRSLRQSRQARLLEEARTCYDHLAGRAGVGLLDSLREGGHLDGEVVTPAGERLFARLGVDVAAARRARRRFAPECLDWTERRAHLGGALGAAVTSALFDLGWYARGPVPRTVTLTDEGRGGLAALFSGKELTSHTPVT from the coding sequence ATGGCAGCCGAGCACGTCGCACGCGACGCCGACATCGCCCCCGTGGCGGCGCTCATCGCCGACCCCACCAGGGCGGCGATCCTGACGTCCCTGCTCGGCGGCCGGGCTCTCGCCGCGGGCGAGCTCGCCCGGCTGGCCGGGGTCAGCGCCGCCACCGCCAGCGCCCACCTGTCCCGCCTGCTCGACGGGGGGCTCGTCGACGTCGTACGGCAGGGCCGGCACCGCTACTACCGGCTCGCCGGGCACGAGGTGGCCGAGGTGCTGGAGGTGCTGGCCAGGGTCGGCGCCCGCCCGCCCGTGCGGTCGCTGCGCCAGTCACGGCAGGCCCGGCTGCTGGAGGAGGCCCGCACCTGCTACGACCACCTGGCCGGGCGGGCCGGCGTCGGCCTGCTGGACAGCCTCCGCGAGGGCGGCCACCTCGACGGGGAGGTGGTCACGCCCGCGGGGGAGCGGCTGTTCGCCCGCCTCGGCGTGGACGTGGCGGCGGCACGGCGCGCCAGGCGGCGCTTCGCCCCCGAGTGCCTCGACTGGACCGAGCGCAGGGCCCACCTCGGCGGGGCGCTCGGCGCGGCCGTGACCAGCGCGCTGTTCGACCTCGGCTGGTACGCCAGAGGTCCGGTGCCCAGGACGGTGACCCTGACCGACGAGGGCAGGGGAGGGCTGGCCGCACTGTTCTCCGGTAAGGAGCTAACATCGCATACGCCGGTTACTTAG
- a CDS encoding Rid family hydrolase — translation MTTYQGKIAFLGQGRMGVPMARRLREAGHRVTVWRRGTDVPVAEAVAGADLVITMLRDPAAVREVLAAALPGLRAGATVVEMSTVGPEAVRELRASLPGSVGLVDAPVLGSVGPAADGTLTVLAGGLSGPGVDGAGCRAVLEVFGTVREAGPLGAGAALKLAVMSALVPAQVLLAETFAYGEAHGVPRGALADVLAATPLGGLAERLRTPAGQTRYALGLAAKDLSLAAWEGASLATAARRRLQEAEAAGLGDHDLTAIAAHLSAAPPVPRRRAVPLNPPAVPATNGMYSHAVRAGDTLYVSGQVALGEGGAVVGEGDMTAQAEHVFRSLSHILADQGAGFGDITFIRTYLTDMDRRAEYGAVRRKYITGTPPASTTVEVPRLFVPGLLLEVDLVVALP, via the coding sequence ATGACGACTTATCAGGGAAAAATTGCATTTCTCGGACAGGGCCGCATGGGTGTCCCCATGGCGCGGCGGCTGCGGGAGGCCGGGCACCGGGTGACGGTGTGGCGGCGCGGCACGGACGTGCCGGTGGCCGAGGCGGTCGCCGGGGCCGACCTCGTGATCACCATGCTGCGCGACCCGGCGGCGGTGCGCGAGGTGCTGGCGGCGGCGCTGCCCGGGCTGCGTGCCGGGGCGACTGTGGTGGAGATGTCCACCGTCGGCCCGGAGGCGGTGCGCGAGCTGCGCGCCTCGCTGCCCGGTTCCGTCGGGCTGGTGGACGCTCCCGTGCTGGGCAGCGTGGGGCCGGCGGCCGACGGCACGCTCACCGTCCTGGCGGGCGGCCTGTCCGGCCCGGGCGTGGACGGGGCGGGGTGCCGGGCGGTGCTGGAGGTGTTCGGCACGGTACGCGAGGCGGGTCCGCTGGGCGCCGGCGCGGCGCTCAAGCTCGCCGTCATGAGCGCGCTCGTCCCGGCCCAGGTGCTGCTCGCCGAGACGTTCGCGTACGGCGAGGCGCACGGCGTGCCGCGCGGAGCACTGGCGGACGTGCTGGCGGCGACCCCGCTGGGCGGACTCGCCGAGCGGCTGCGCACCCCCGCCGGGCAGACCCGGTACGCGCTCGGCCTGGCGGCCAAGGACCTGTCCCTCGCCGCGTGGGAGGGCGCCTCGCTGGCCACGGCGGCCAGGAGGCGCCTGCAGGAGGCGGAGGCGGCGGGCCTCGGCGACCACGACCTGACGGCGATCGCCGCCCACCTGTCCGCCGCGCCGCCGGTGCCCCGCCGCAGGGCCGTGCCGCTGAACCCGCCGGCCGTGCCCGCCACCAACGGCATGTACTCGCACGCGGTGCGGGCCGGCGACACCCTGTACGTCTCCGGGCAGGTGGCCCTCGGCGAGGGAGGCGCCGTGGTGGGCGAGGGCGACATGACGGCCCAGGCCGAGCACGTCTTCCGGAGCCTGTCGCACATCCTCGCCGACCAGGGCGCCGGGTTCGGGGACATCACGTTCATCAGGACGTACCTGACCGACATGGACAGGCGGGCCGAGTACGGCGCGGTACGCCGCAAGTACATCACCGGCACGCCGCCGGCCAGCACCACCGTGGAGGTGCCGCGGCTGTTCGTGCCGGGGCTGCTGCTGGAGGTCGACCTCGTCGTCGCCCTGCCCTGA
- the hutH gene encoding histidine ammonia-lyase — translation MRDNGVVNVGPEPLTFDDVIRVARHGAPVQLTDDAVAAISAARQRVDELAESPTPAYGVSTGFGALATRHIDPALRAQLQRSLVRSHAAGSGPEVETEVVRALMLLRLHTLATGHTGIRPTTAKTLAALISAGITPVVHEYGSLGCSGDLAPLAHVALTLMGEGVVRDASGELTSAAEALKQAGVEPVELAAKEGLALINGTDGMLGMLILAIDDLTRLVRTADISAAMSVEALLGTDRVFAPELQALRPQPGQALAAANMTRILAGSGIMDSHRDPGSCTRVQDAYSLRCAPQVAGAARDTIAHAANVASWELASAVDNPAVLADGRVESNGNFHGAPVAYVLDFLAIVAADLASMSERRTDRFLDVARNHGLPAFLADDPGVDSGHMIAQYTQAAVVSELKRLAVPASVDSIPSSAMQEDHVSMGWSAARKLRRSVDGLTRVLAVEVLTAARAIDLRAPLAPAPATAAVVRALRETVPGPGPDRFLAPEIESAVRLVADGSVVAAVESVTGPLA, via the coding sequence ATGCGCGACAACGGAGTCGTGAACGTCGGCCCAGAGCCCCTGACCTTCGACGACGTCATCCGGGTGGCCCGCCACGGCGCCCCCGTACAGCTCACCGACGACGCCGTCGCGGCGATCTCGGCAGCCCGGCAGCGGGTGGACGAGCTGGCCGAGAGCCCCACACCCGCCTACGGCGTCTCCACCGGGTTCGGCGCGCTCGCCACCCGGCACATCGACCCGGCGCTGCGCGCCCAGCTCCAGCGTTCCCTGGTCCGCTCCCACGCGGCGGGCAGCGGCCCGGAGGTGGAGACGGAGGTGGTGCGCGCCCTCATGCTGCTGCGCCTGCACACGCTCGCCACCGGCCACACCGGCATCCGGCCGACCACCGCCAAGACCCTCGCGGCGCTCATCAGCGCGGGGATCACGCCCGTTGTGCACGAGTACGGCAGTCTCGGCTGCTCCGGCGACCTCGCACCGCTGGCGCACGTCGCGCTCACCCTCATGGGCGAGGGCGTCGTCCGCGACGCGTCGGGCGAGCTCACCTCGGCCGCCGAGGCGCTCAAGCAGGCGGGCGTCGAGCCCGTCGAGCTGGCCGCCAAGGAGGGACTGGCGCTGATCAACGGCACCGACGGCATGCTCGGCATGCTGATCCTCGCCATCGACGACCTGACCAGGCTCGTCCGGACCGCCGACATCAGCGCCGCGATGAGCGTCGAGGCGCTCCTGGGCACCGACCGCGTCTTCGCCCCCGAACTGCAGGCCCTGCGCCCGCAGCCGGGCCAGGCCCTCGCCGCCGCCAATATGACGAGGATCCTGGCCGGCTCCGGGATCATGGACAGCCACCGCGACCCCGGCTCCTGCACCCGCGTTCAGGACGCCTACTCCCTGCGCTGCGCCCCCCAGGTGGCCGGTGCGGCCCGCGACACGATCGCCCACGCCGCCAACGTCGCCTCCTGGGAGCTGGCCAGCGCCGTCGACAACCCGGCCGTGCTGGCCGACGGCCGCGTCGAGTCCAACGGCAACTTCCACGGCGCTCCCGTCGCGTACGTGCTGGACTTCCTCGCGATCGTGGCCGCCGACCTGGCCTCGATGTCGGAGCGCCGCACCGACCGGTTCCTCGACGTGGCGCGCAACCACGGCCTGCCCGCGTTCCTGGCCGACGACCCGGGCGTCGACTCCGGCCACATGATCGCCCAGTACACCCAGGCGGCCGTCGTCTCCGAGCTGAAGCGCCTGGCCGTGCCCGCGAGCGTCGACTCGATCCCCAGCTCCGCCATGCAGGAGGACCACGTCTCGATGGGCTGGTCGGCGGCGCGCAAGCTGCGCAGGTCCGTCGACGGGCTCACCCGCGTGCTCGCCGTCGAGGTGCTCACCGCCGCCCGCGCGATCGACCTGCGCGCGCCGCTCGCCCCGGCGCCGGCCACGGCCGCCGTGGTGCGGGCACTGCGCGAGACGGTGCCGGGGCCCGGTCCCGACCGCTTCCTGGCGCCGGAGATCGAGTCGGCGGTCCGCCTGGTGGCGGACGGCTCCGTGGTGGCGGCCGTGGAGTCCGTCACCGGCCCGCTCGCCTGA
- a CDS encoding aminotransferase class IV has translation MNIPVWVNGELFDPRQAVVSVFDHGLMVGDGVFETVKIVHGRPFALTRHLDRLTLSAQRMDLAAPDVEAIAEGVEKLLAAAPGWALGRIRITYTSGPGPLGSDRGDQGTTSVVIVDEQKPFPATANVTVVPWPRNERGALAGVKSTSYGDNAKALAYAKARGGGEAVFGNVAGDLCEGTGSNVFIVRDGRLLTPTLASGCLAGVTRALVLEWCGGEEADVPLSALYDAEEAFLTSTTRDVQPIRLVDDRELPVAPGPVTTEAMRVFAERSAADLDP, from the coding sequence ATGAACATCCCTGTCTGGGTCAACGGGGAGCTGTTCGACCCCCGGCAGGCCGTGGTCTCGGTGTTCGACCACGGACTGATGGTCGGCGACGGCGTGTTCGAGACCGTGAAGATCGTGCACGGCCGCCCGTTCGCCCTCACCCGCCACCTCGACCGGCTCACGCTCTCCGCGCAGCGCATGGACCTGGCCGCGCCGGACGTCGAGGCCATCGCCGAGGGCGTCGAGAAGCTGCTGGCCGCGGCGCCGGGCTGGGCGCTCGGCCGCATCCGCATCACCTACACCAGCGGCCCGGGCCCGCTCGGCTCCGACCGCGGCGACCAGGGCACCACCTCCGTCGTGATCGTGGACGAGCAGAAGCCGTTCCCCGCCACCGCGAACGTCACCGTCGTCCCCTGGCCGCGCAACGAGCGCGGCGCGCTGGCCGGCGTCAAGAGCACCTCCTACGGCGACAACGCCAAGGCCCTCGCCTACGCCAAGGCGCGCGGCGGCGGCGAGGCCGTCTTCGGCAACGTCGCCGGCGACCTGTGCGAGGGCACCGGCTCCAACGTGTTCATCGTGCGCGACGGGCGGCTGCTCACGCCGACGCTGGCGTCCGGCTGCCTGGCCGGCGTCACGCGGGCGCTGGTGCTGGAGTGGTGTGGCGGCGAGGAGGCCGACGTGCCCCTGTCGGCGCTGTACGACGCCGAGGAGGCGTTCCTCACCTCCACCACCCGCGACGTCCAGCCGATCCGGCTCGTCGACGACCGCGAACTCCCGGTCGCGCCCGGCCC